Below is a window of Cytophagaceae bacterium DNA.
ACCCGAAACTTTCGGATAAAACATACACTTATTTTGCCTGAAAAGCTCAAAATGGCCTTCAGTCAACTTTTCATAGTAAAAATCACCTGCACCGGCGTACTGTTTGTTGTATTTTCTAAAAACATGCTTTTCTATTTCAAACTCATAAGGTGCAATTTCCATCACATCGCGGTTGGCACCCAGAGAAACATATAATTTATTCTGAGCCAGATTATAACCTAGTAACCCGGCTGAAGATTTCCCGTTGGGTTCTAATAATACCGAACCCTTAAACCACCCATTCATAAAAAATGGCGTGCCTTTATAAATCAACTCTTTCAGATTTATCGTATTTAGCCTTAGATTATTCTCTTTAAAATAACTGATTAAAATGGTGTCCCCCTCAGAATTGACATCTATTTTACTATCAGAAGAAGAAAATTTGAGGTTTTGTACAAAATATTCCTTGGGTGGTTCCTGAGCTTGACAATTTATCAAATATGCTAAGGATAAAAATAAAATAATACTTTTCATGAGCTTATAATATTAAAATAAATACCTGAAATTCAATCAATTAATATCAAATTTAACTATTAACCCTAAATTTGCAAGAAATTCATATAAAATTTTCAAAATGATAAAAAAAAACAGGAAATACCTGCTTAAGATACTTCCTGTTATTTTGACAAAAATAATTTTAGATTGAAAGCTAATTCACAAAAGCCTTATTTCCATTGAAATTAATTGGCATTCAACATCACTGGGGCATTTTTTCCCATAATTATTATTTTTGCATTTGGCGATGCCGCCAAATCTTTCTGGGCTTTTATTTGCTCATATTGCAATTGTTTGTCAGTAAGTGTGGAAGTTATAATACGCTGATAATCAGCAATACCTTGTGCTTCAACTCTTTTCCTTTCTGCTTCCTGTTTTTCTTTTTGCAATACAAACTGCATTTTTTGGGCATCCTGCTCGGCATTGATTTTTGATTCTATGGTCTTTTTAACCGATTCTGGCAGGGTAATATTTCTTACCAATAATTGCTCTAAAACAAGACCTCTGGTTTTAAAATCTTTTTCAATGGCCCCAAAAATCCTTGTCTGAAATTCATCCCTTTTCAAGGAATATAAACTTACCGCCTCATAATTGGCTGAAATATCCCGAATTCTGGTTCTTGAAAGTGGTCTGACAATCACATCTACATAATCAAGGCCAATTCCCCTTACAATATTTGGAGCTTTTTCAGGCAAAATCCGGAAAAGTACCGTAAGGTCAATGGTTACTTCCAACCCATCTGCAGACAATACTTTGATGGCATCGTCACCAGATTTCGAACCCTCATCATGAACACCAGACATGGTATAATTTTGGGTCTTAATGTCCATTTCTTTCACATCTACCAATGGATTTACAATGTTCAATCCACTCGGAAGAGTTTCTTGTTTTACTTTACCAAAAAGTGACTGAACCCCAACTTTCCCGGCGTCAATCTGAACAACCATGGTGGACAATAATCCCAATGCAGCCAAAACAAATCCACCGATTTTAATGCCACCTGAAAATCTTGAAAGTGGGTTATTAAGTTTAGATAAATTGAAGGCTGCAAGCAAGGCAAGCACACCAATAATAATTAGTAACATTTTTTGTTTATTTTTTCTGCTAATTTACTGTAAATCATTGGAGTTTGTTATGATTTTTTATAAAAGGTCAGAATTGATAATAATTAATATTTTTTTTTATTTTGATAAATATTTAGGTCCAAAATTGGCTTATAAAAAAAATAAAAAAACTATATTTAAGCCATATAATTATTCAAACTAAAATGAAAAAAATCGGTTTTATTTTTCTCCTTTTAATATACAGTTCAGTAGGTTTTTCACAATCTTTTTACCCGTATCAGGGCATTTCTTTTAACAAAGTAAAGCTAAACGACAATTTTTGGCTGCCAAAAATTGAAATCAACCGAACGGTAACTATACCCTGGTCATTTGAACAATGCAAAACCACCGGCAGAATCAAAAATTTTGAACAAGCTGCTGCCAGAACCGGTAAGTTTTGCGGAGTTTATGTTTTTGACGACACCGACGTTTACAAAACCATAGAAGGAGCAGCCTACTCTCTGCAGGTCAAATACGATTTTAAATTAGATTCCTATGTTGACTCGCTCATCAATTTAATCGCTGCTGCTCAGGAGCCCGATGGATACCTTTATACTGTAAGAACTATGGGAGATAAGCATAATTGGATCGGAAAAGAACGTTATGAAAAAGAGCATGAACATAGTCATGAGCTTTATAATGCCGGGCATTTTTATGAAGCCGCAACCGCACATTATTGGGCCACAGGTAAAAAAAATATGCTTAATCTTGCTGTAAAAAATGCAGATCACCTGCTTACTGTCTTTGGGCCTGACAAAAAATCAGTAGCACCGGGACATCAGGTGATTGAAATGGGTTTGGTAAAAATGTATCTGGCTACCGGGAAAAAAGAATATCTCGATTTGTCACAATTTTTTATTGAAGCCAGAGGTAAAAGAATCTATCCAAAATCTCCAGGTACCGCCGGAGCGACTGTCTGGGAAACAGGCGAATACTGGCAGGACCACAAACCGGCAACTGAGCAAACCGAAGCCATAGGCCACTCAGTAAGAGCCACTTATCTATATGCCGGCATGGCAGATGTTGCTGCGTTAACCCAAAATCAAAAATATATCGATGCCATAAATAAAATATGGGGAAATGCTGCGGGAAAGAAAACCTATATTACCGGTGGAATCGGTGCATCGGGAGGTTGGGAAGGTTTTGGTCAGGATTATGATCTACCCAACGAAGATGCATATTGTGAAACTTGTGCCGGCATAGGAAATGTCTATTGGAACCACAGGATGTTTATGCTTACCGGAGAAGCTAAATACATGGATATGGTCGAAAGAACGCTATTCAATGGTATTTTGGGAGGTATTGGTTTGGACGGAAAAAGTTTTTACTATGCCAATCCAATGGAATATAGATTTTCGCATGGCGAACTCGGGGGCGAAAACAAACGCTCACCCTGGTTTACCTGTTCATGTTGTCCGACCAATATTTGCCGGTTTATGCCATCAATTCCCGGATACATTTATGCAAAAAAAGACAATCAACTAATTGTAAATCTGTACATTGGAAGTGAAACTGAAATCGAAATTAATCCAAAAGAAAAACTAATGGTAAAACAAACCTCCAATATGCCCTGGGATGGAAAAATTAAGTTTGAAGTCAATTCGACCAATAAAAAAGGAACAACCTACACATTGAAATTCAGGATTCCGGGTTGGGCAAATGGCAATGTTTTCCCTACTGATTTATATGGTGCCAATGTGGTTGCAGAAATTGGAGAAATATTAAAAATCAATGGAGTGACAGTTTCAAGTCCAGATTTAAAAATAGTAAATGGTTACATTATTTTGGAAAAGGTTTGGAAAAAAGGTGACCTGGTAGAGATAAATTTCCCGATGGACACTTATCAGATATTTTCAAATCCTAAAATAGTTGCAAATAAAAATTTACTGTCAGTTCAAAGAGGTCCGGTATTGTATTGTGCCGAATTTGCCGACAATAATGGCAAAACATCAAATATTATGATTCCTGAATTCTCGAAATTTAATTATACCTATCAACCCGAGATATTACAAGGTGTTGGAACCTTGACTACCGAAGGGAAAATAGTGGATGTAAGTGAAACAGAAATAAAAACTGAAACTAAAAATATAAAACTCATACCATATTATGCT
It encodes the following:
- a CDS encoding prohibitin family protein codes for the protein MLLIIIGVLALLAAFNLSKLNNPLSRFSGGIKIGGFVLAALGLLSTMVVQIDAGKVGVQSLFGKVKQETLPSGLNIVNPLVDVKEMDIKTQNYTMSGVHDEGSKSGDDAIKVLSADGLEVTIDLTVLFRILPEKAPNIVRGIGLDYVDVIVRPLSRTRIRDISANYEAVSLYSLKRDEFQTRIFGAIEKDFKTRGLVLEQLLVRNITLPESVKKTIESKINAEQDAQKMQFVLQKEKQEAERKRVEAQGIADYQRIITSTLTDKQLQYEQIKAQKDLAASPNAKIIIMGKNAPVMLNAN
- a CDS encoding glycoside hydrolase family 127 protein; protein product: MKKIGFIFLLLIYSSVGFSQSFYPYQGISFNKVKLNDNFWLPKIEINRTVTIPWSFEQCKTTGRIKNFEQAAARTGKFCGVYVFDDTDVYKTIEGAAYSLQVKYDFKLDSYVDSLINLIAAAQEPDGYLYTVRTMGDKHNWIGKERYEKEHEHSHELYNAGHFYEAATAHYWATGKKNMLNLAVKNADHLLTVFGPDKKSVAPGHQVIEMGLVKMYLATGKKEYLDLSQFFIEARGKRIYPKSPGTAGATVWETGEYWQDHKPATEQTEAIGHSVRATYLYAGMADVAALTQNQKYIDAINKIWGNAAGKKTYITGGIGASGGWEGFGQDYDLPNEDAYCETCAGIGNVYWNHRMFMLTGEAKYMDMVERTLFNGILGGIGLDGKSFYYANPMEYRFSHGELGGENKRSPWFTCSCCPTNICRFMPSIPGYIYAKKDNQLIVNLYIGSETEIEINPKEKLMVKQTSNMPWDGKIKFEVNSTNKKGTTYTLKFRIPGWANGNVFPTDLYGANVVAEIGEILKINGVTVSSPDLKIVNGYIILEKVWKKGDLVEINFPMDTYQIFSNPKIVANKNLLSVQRGPVLYCAEFADNNGKTSNIMIPEFSKFNYTYQPEILQGVGTLTTEGKIVDVSETEIKTETKNIKLIPYYARSNRGVGEMKLWFPTKFSNIKIESY